A window of Bacteroidota bacterium contains these coding sequences:
- a CDS encoding DUF2089 family protein, with amino-acid sequence MLPVYCPSCKEQLKVKCLKCESCQTEVSGSYDLPILALLPESDQQFILRFVINSGSLKEMAAELKLSYPTVRNMLNEIIEKIKNYETNMFANKTQNIN; translated from the coding sequence ATGTTACCTGTCTATTGTCCGAGTTGTAAAGAACAGCTCAAAGTAAAATGTTTGAAATGCGAGTCGTGCCAGACCGAAGTGAGCGGGTCTTACGATCTGCCCATATTGGCCTTATTGCCGGAAAGCGACCAGCAATTTATCCTTCGCTTTGTGATCAACAGCGGAAGCCTGAAGGAAATGGCTGCAGAACTTAAGCTGAGCTACCCTACGGTAAGAAATATGCTGAACGAAATCATTGAAAAAATCAAGAATTATGAAACGAACATGTTTGCGAATAAAACACAAAACATCAATTAA